A part of Gossypium hirsutum isolate 1008001.06 chromosome A07, Gossypium_hirsutum_v2.1, whole genome shotgun sequence genomic DNA contains:
- the LOC121231978 gene encoding ER membrane protein complex subunit 7 homolog, whose amino-acid sequence MAPIARLLLLALLSTALTISSGSGDGYTINGRVKIPQGLGTKGFALPGKTSNVKVILNGGQIVTYLRPDGYFSFQNIPAGTHLIEVAAIGYFFSPVRVDVSARNPGKVQAALTENRRGLSELVLEPLRDEQYYEIREPFSIMSVVKSPMGLMVGFMLVVVFLMPKLVENMDPEEMRRAQEEMRNQGVPSLASLLPGGGRN is encoded by the exons ATGGCACCCATCGCACGGTTACTTTTGCTCGCGCTTCTCTCAACTGCACTCACGATTTCATCAGG GTCTGGGGATGGGTACACCATCAATGGTCGAGTGAAGATCCCCCAAG GTCTGGGTACAAAAGGGTTTGCTTTGCCTGGAAAAACGTCAAATGTCAAAGTTATACTCAATGGTGGCCAAATTGTTACTTATCTGAGACCTGATGGATATTTTTCATT TCAGAACATACCAGCAGGGACTCATTTGATTGAAGTGGCTGCTATTGGCTATTTCTTTTCTCCT GTTAGAGTTGATGTTAGTGCTAGAAACCCAGGCAAGGTACAGGCTGCATTGACAGAGAACAGGAGGGGTCTCAGTGAATTGGTTTTAGAGCCGTTGAGAGATGAACAATATTACGAG ATTAGGGAACCTTTCTCCATAATGTCGGTTGTGAAAAGCCCAATGGGTCTCATGGTGGGATTTATGCTGGTGGTGGTGTTTTTAATGCCCAAATTAGTGGAAAACATGG ATCCTGAAGAAATGAGACGAGCACAAGAAGAAATGAGAAACCAGGGAGTTCCCTCCTTAGCTAGTTTGTTACCAGGAGGTGGGAGGAATTAA
- the LOC107953763 gene encoding glutamic acid-rich protein, translated as MEIPLPNGVVLDSSVGFALQAMVVETAIVVTNSVAWLLMMMGTMPNGIDVLIKEPEAYAGFLLALLAVRKPGLENKDAGDTEDDDNDDEEDEAAGDQDEDAGEEEDGSGEDGEDEGDPEDEPDANGDGASGEEDEDDDDDDDDDDDDGDGEEGEEEEEEEEEDEEEEELQPPAKKRK; from the exons ATGGAAATTCCACTTCCAAACGGTGTCGTGTTGGACAGTTCCGTGGGCTTTGCACTGCAAGCTATGGTTGTCGAGACCGCCATTGTTGTTACAAATTCAGTCGCTTGGTTGCTGATGATG ATGGGAACTATGCCTAATGGAATTGATGTCCTCATCAAAGAGCCCGAAGCATATGCAGG GTTTCTGCTTGCTCTTCTTGCAGTGAGAAAGCCTGGTCTGGAGAACAAGGATGCTGGTGACACCGAGGATGATGACAATGATGATGAGGAAGATGAAGCAGCAGGTGATCAAGATGAAGATGCAGGTGAGGAGGAAGATGGATCAGGTGAAGACGGTGAAGATGAAGGGGATCCAGAAGATGAACCTGATGCCAATGGAGATGGGGCCAGTGGAGAAGAGGACGAAGATGATGACGACGACGAcgatgacgatgatgatgatggtgatggcGAGGAAggtgaagaagaagaggaagaagaggaagaagatgaggaAGAGGAAGAGCTTCAGCCACCGGCTAAAAAGCGAAAATGA